Proteins found in one Quercus robur chromosome 2, dhQueRobu3.1, whole genome shotgun sequence genomic segment:
- the LOC126716001 gene encoding leucine-rich repeat receptor-like serine/threonine-protein kinase BAM3, whose amino-acid sequence MVPFIVLTLFSLLSISSSSSSSSSSSASSLVSDFHVLVKLRKGFEFSDSILSTWNSSSPSSVCSWAGIQCSRGRVVSVDLTDLNLYGFVSPQISKLDRLTNLSLAGNNFTGIIEIANLSNLQWLNISNNRFSGDLHWNYLSIANLEVFDAYNNNFTAFLPLGILSLKKLRYLDLGGNYFYGKIPESYGNLVSLEYLSLAGNELHGKIPGQLGNLTNLREIYLGYYNVFEGGIPVEFGKLVNLVHMDISNCELDGPIPSDLGNLKALDTLYLYGNLLLGSIPKQLGNLTNLVNLDLSNNALTGEIPSEFINLKQLKLLNLFMNNLHGSIPDYIADFPNLETLCLWRNNFTGVIPENLGQNGKLQELDLSTNKLTGTIPWNLCLSNQLTILILLQNFLFGPIPQGFGTCSSLIRVRLAHNYLNGSIPNGFLYLPQLNLVELQNNYLSGTLSENTNTSSKPIKLGQLDLSNNLLSGPLPCSFSNFSSIQILSLSGNQFSGPIPPSIGELTQVVKLDLSQNSLSGPIPPLIGNCYHLTYLDMSQNNLSASIPPEISNMPILNYLNLSRNHLNQTIPRFIGTMKSLTNADFSFNDFSGKLPESGQFAFFNASSFAGNPQLCGPLLNNPCNFTTITTTPRKSSAYFKLVFALGLLICSLMFAVAAIIKAKSFKRNGPDSWKMTAFQKLEFKVFDILECVKDGNVIGRGGAGVVYHGKMPNGVEIAVKKLLRFGTNSHDRGFRAEIQTLGNIRHRNIVRLLAFCSNKETNLLVYEYMRNGSLGEALHGKKGAFLSWNLRYKIAIESAKGLCYLHHDCSPLILHRDVKSNNILLDSNFEAHVADFGLAKFLIDGGVSECMSTIAGSYGYIAPEYAYTLRVDEKSDVYSFGVVLLELLTGRRPVGDFGEGVDIVQWARRVTNCRKEEVVCIVDPRLTMVPKDEAMHLFFIAMLCIQEKSVERPTMREVVQMLSEFPRNSPDYQSSSSSIVQQQQTKNLEKEWSCPKLKQDLLV is encoded by the exons ATGGTCCCTTTCATTGTTTTGacacttttctctcttcttagtatctcttcttcttcttcttcttcttcttcttcttctgcttcttctttagTTAGTGATTTCCATGTCTTAGTCAAACTTAGAAAGGGTTTTGAATTCTCTGACTCCATTCTAAGTACTTGGAATTCTTCAAGTCCTAGCTCAGTTTGTTCTTGGGCTGGAATTCAATGCTCAAGAGGACGTGTTGTCTCAGTGGACTTAACAGATTTGAATCTGTATGGTTTTGTGTCACCTCAAATTTCCAAACTTGACAGGCTTACCAACCTCTCTCTTGCTGGAAATAACTTCACAGGTATCATTGAGATTGCAAATTTGAGCAATCTTCAATGGCTAAACATCTCAAACAACCGTTTCAGTGGTGACTTGCATTGGAACTACTTGAGCATCGCCAACTTGGAAGTGTTTGATGCCTATAACAACAACTTCACTGCCTTTCTTCCACTTGGGATTTTGAGTTTGAAGAAGCTCAGATACTTGGATCTTGGTGGCAATTATTTCTATGGTAAAATCCCAGAAAGCTATGGAAATCTAGTCAGCTTGGAGTATCTTTCTCTAGCTGGAAATGAACTTCATGGAAAAATCCCTGGTCAGTTGGGCAATCTCACTAACTTGAGAGAGATTTACTTGGGCTATTACAATGTTTTTGAAGGTGGCATTCCTGTGGAGTTTGGAAAGTTGGTAAATCTAGTTCACATGGATATTTCTAATTGTGAATTAGATGGACCAATTCCAAGTGATTTGGGGAACTTGAAGGCTCTTGACACTCTCTACTTGTATGGCAATCTGCTTTTAGGTTCAATTCCAAAGCAATTAGGCAACTTGACAAACCTGGTGAACCTTGATCTTTCCAACAATGCACTCACTGGTGAAATCCCATCTGAGTTCATCAATCTCAAACAGCTCAAGCTCTTGAACCTCTTCATGAACAACTTACACGGCTCTATACCGGACTACATTGCTGACTTTCCCAATTTGGAAACTCTTTGCTTGTGGAGGAACAACTTCACTGGTGTGATTCCTGAGAATCTTGGCCAAAATGGAAAGCTTCAAGAGCTGGATTTGTCCACAAATAAGCTCACTGGTACAATCCCTTGGAACCTTTGTTTGTCAAATCAACTTACAATACTAATTCTCTTGCAAAACTTCCTCTTTGGTCCTATTCCTCAAGGATTTGGAACATGTTCAAGTCTTATTAGAGTTAGGTTGGCACACAATTACTTGAATGGTAGCATCCCAAATGGCTTCCTATACTTGCCTCAACTAAACTTAGTAGAGTTGCAAAACAATTACCTATCAGGAACATTGTCAGAGAATACCAATACTTCTTCAAAACCAATCAAGTTAGGCCAACTTGATTTATCAAACAATCTCCTATCTGGTCCTTTACCttgttcattttcaaatttctctTCCATCCAAATCCTTTCCCTTAGTGGCAACCAATTCTCTGGTCCAATCCCACCTTCTATAGGAGAACTCACTCAAGTAGTAAAACTTGATTTGAGTCAAAATTCACTCTCCGGTCCAATCCCACCCTTAATTGGAAACTGTTACCATTTGACATACCTTGACATGAGCCAGAACAACCTCTCTGCCTCAATCCCACCAGAAATTTCCAATATGCCTATACTCAATTACTTGAACTTATCCAGAAACCACTTGAACCAAACAATTCCAAGATTCATTGGAACCATGAAAAGCCTCACAAATGCCGATTTCTCCTTCAATGATTTCTCCGGTAAGCTACCTGAATCTGGCCAATTTGCTTTCTTTAACGCCTCATCTTTCGCGGGTAATCCTCAACTTTGTGGTCCTCTACTTAACAATCCTTGCAATTTcaccacaatcacaaccacaCCCAGAAAATCCTCTGCATATTTCAAGCTAGTCTTCGCTCTTGGCCTTTTGATTTGTTCTCTAATGTTTGCTGTTGCTGCCATAATCAAGGCCAAGTCATTCAAAAGAAATGGCCCAGATTCATGGAAAATGACCGCTTTCCAAAAGCTTGAGTTCAAGGTCTTTGACATCCTTGAATGTGTGAAAGATGGCAATGTTATTGGAAGAGGTGGAGCTGGTGTTGTTTACCATGGAAAAATGCCGAATGGGGTTGAAATTGCGGTCAAAAAGCTTCTTCGATTTGGCACAAATAGCCATGACCGTGGCTTTCGAGCTGAAATTCAAACATTGGGCAACATTAGGCATCGAAACATTGTGAGGCTACTCGCATTCTGTTCTAATAAGGAGACCAATCTCCTCGTTTATGAGTACATGAGAAATGGTAGCCTTGGCGAAGCACTGCACGGGAAAAAGGGTGCATTCTTGAGTTGGAATTTGAGGTACAAAATTGCCATTGAATCAGCTAAAGGCCTATGCTACCTTCACCATGATTGTTCACCACTGATTCTTCACCGAGATGTGAAATCCAACAACATCTTGTTGGATTCCAATTTTGAAGCACATGTTGCTGATTTCGGGCTAGCCAAGTTCTTGATTGACGGTGGTGTATCAGAATGCATGTCAACAATTGCAGGGTCTTATGGCTACATTGCTCCTG AGTATGCATACACATTGAGAGTTGACGAGAAGAGTGATGTTTATAGTTTCGGAGTTGTTCTCCTTGAACTTCTCACGGGCCGTCGTCCTGTTGGTGATTTTGGGGAAGGTGTGGATATAGTACAATGGGCCAGAAGGGTAACCAATTGTCGCAAGGAAGAGGTTGTGTGCATTGTTGATCCTAGGCTAACAATGGTGCCCAAAGATGAGGCAATGCACTTGTTCTTCATTGCAATGCTATGTATCCAAGAAAAAAGTGTTGAACGCCCAACAATGAGAGAAGTAGTTCAAATGCTCTCAGAGTTCCCTCGCAACTCACCAGATTaccaatcatcatcatcttcaattgttcaacaacaacaaacaaagaaTCTTGAAAAAGAGTGGAGTTGCCCTAAATTGAAGCAAGATCTTTTGGTTtaa